Proteins encoded by one window of Monoglobus pectinilyticus:
- a CDS encoding pectinesterase family protein — translation MRKLRSGISAILVIAMIMTTLGMATVVSAAEYQDTQGHWAESYINKWSDNGVIQGDGGYFRPDDAITRGEVAQVTQNLIGYVNKATNTFTDVAASDWYSDAILRLVEAGVLTGNGDGTMSPNNYMTREEAMTMLARAFGLQVQNSNAGITQYADYQNISDFATGYVGVMTSSGYIGGYEDGTIRPKDYISRAEFVKIIDNMIKLYITEAGTYGPEYVGGLIIIKTGGVTLSGIVAKGVVVSGQASGDVTITGSQISGNVVNLSANANVKSNTDNVVNPNDETKPNNTIIGGNGGSGSGSNGSPTSTVTVKFYNGSSLYKSVSVTKNTYLSSAKRPADPTMDGKEFVGWYMSKEQADKADTISPFNFDTTKITKAMSFYAGYIESTKPTSTPAVTGSPAPTADPSKPTATAAPVPSATAAPVPTATALPVPTATTAPVPTATSEAVPTAMPTQNPDVTYSVKVAEGITGGTLKIVKQAEPSKPTVEPSKPTVEPTEPTDAPATATPETPVTGATDFAVKVDTPSAAGSVYTNDDNISVTGTFGTTIVEYTENNEPATKMIGGKPFTHNMQVRLAANPSDPLQEQSGSTALIIAPKKDGKFTIYYRRQVTNGDPDVMSAGDGKDIKLSQNDNGSYSQVSGVMEMPEINDEKTYAFGTQTFDLSAGSEYLLWARGTTGTLYGYSYEPLASAAAAEVSAAETEDLVDSLDGLKAGDKVTVKAVAEFAAESIKVFTSPETTVTEVSGNPGYYTFEMPASDTIVNAQFGEAAATATPKPEPVSHKAVLNVEGGTGTLETSKAVTADSEAVLAEDSEYSANIVKNVIDGVHEWTFENNTGSEITVGEIFSNEGLTVFADSSNTIKIGLNNDIVMRGSGFADGDASYRAIRIVMPVTGKVTVEAFTMRADGNGGVYVKAGADGEDEEVLTSTEEDGKNTISGTTAGAIAAGTDVYIYSPIPFNYVRVAVTPDGDTPAEPTATAGTVPTAEPSATAAPTEAPTAEPSATAAPTEAPTADPTAAPTLQPNEYEFLTGATVIVNTKPNNAGDVANITVTGKDGSNITVSNASFVMPDQDVTVSVVYATPSEPTATPAEPSASPSVSTATPNPNLPNDIIWRVDDPEVSQALEAYSANNGAEAVAAGVAEVGPNQVFERNKNVKYTHTNGVEYNFTKSLKAGSGNQTNRYVKITPETSCTVTVVFDGNGGEGRTQYISQSGNVIGSAVCDKGVSTVTADVSKDDLSPVYTYGGGSNKNVYAVFIEYYDETPDKTITGNVTNSTGLDLSAAKIVFTNVNDNTDVVTVDYAEAYEATLTKGETYSISVQGVDSVCPTTLTNTVTVNKNRYEQSHDIKFVKIEDVEVTGTLYTTFSDDMRNQNEVYTGFDAVKIAFTKQGEAAPYDEVTVNSDGTFAAKLLTNEVYDVTVVEGPSGYTISNLSTSYELPGGEENPSKNVLLIKNDVDVPYTDTLYVGADKEYKTVNEAVSAVRMMADKGDKPVTIVIDPGTYKGQVIIDQSNITLKSADESNRPIITSYYGIGYVYYSLNGGFYNADYAAAKISKGVASKWGPTLYITDKGSGFLAENIDFENTFNQYVTEEELADGVEMNEKMFERKAGVDVTTKNSTERAAAVATEGMNSEFYRCKIVSSQDTLYTGSTGYFKECEIYGNTDYIFGGNSVAFDNCDLVWYGYSDVESGGHIAASKTSSVTDPGYFFNNCTIKKNSMPGMKFAKGDFGRNWGGANSAMFFNNTTLDGVEKPGSWATMGGELSLSRVFINYVHNAGETTDLTVGTDNPNGVAEKIPTVEDYVGDWTPVHYTK, via the coding sequence ATGAGAAAGTTAAGAAGCGGAATATCAGCAATACTAGTTATTGCTATGATTATGACCACGCTTGGAATGGCCACTGTCGTATCGGCTGCTGAGTACCAGGATACACAGGGACACTGGGCGGAGAGTTATATTAATAAGTGGTCAGATAACGGCGTAATACAAGGCGACGGCGGATATTTCAGACCGGACGATGCGATTACCCGTGGTGAAGTTGCACAGGTAACCCAGAATTTAATAGGATACGTAAATAAGGCAACAAACACATTTACGGATGTTGCGGCAAGCGACTGGTATTCAGATGCAATACTCAGATTGGTTGAGGCAGGCGTTCTGACAGGAAACGGTGACGGAACAATGTCTCCGAATAATTATATGACGCGTGAAGAAGCTATGACTATGCTGGCTCGTGCGTTTGGACTTCAGGTGCAGAACTCAAATGCCGGAATAACTCAATATGCAGACTATCAAAATATTTCTGATTTTGCAACCGGTTATGTTGGCGTTATGACATCATCAGGTTATATAGGCGGTTATGAAGACGGTACAATCCGTCCTAAAGACTATATATCAAGAGCCGAGTTTGTAAAGATAATAGACAATATGATAAAGCTGTATATAACAGAGGCAGGAACATATGGCCCTGAGTATGTAGGCGGATTGATAATTATAAAGACCGGCGGAGTCACTTTGAGCGGTATTGTTGCTAAAGGTGTTGTAGTGTCCGGTCAGGCAAGCGGAGACGTTACAATTACAGGTTCACAGATTTCGGGAAATGTAGTTAATTTATCCGCAAATGCAAATGTTAAATCAAATACTGATAATGTTGTGAATCCTAACGATGAAACAAAGCCGAATAACACAATTATAGGCGGCAACGGCGGAAGCGGAAGCGGCAGTAACGGCTCGCCGACAAGCACAGTAACTGTAAAGTTCTATAACGGATCTTCATTATATAAGTCAGTTTCAGTAACAAAAAATACATATCTGTCGTCAGCCAAGAGACCGGCTGATCCGACAATGGACGGCAAAGAATTCGTAGGCTGGTATATGTCAAAGGAACAGGCAGATAAGGCGGATACTATTTCTCCGTTTAATTTTGACACTACAAAGATAACAAAAGCAATGAGCTTCTATGCCGGATATATTGAGTCGACTAAGCCGACTTCAACTCCGGCAGTAACAGGTTCGCCGGCTCCGACAGCTGATCCGTCTAAACCAACGGCAACAGCTGCACCTGTACCATCGGCAACGGCTGCACCTGTGCCGACAGCTACAGCTTTGCCTGTACCAACAGCTACAACTGCACCTGTACCGACGGCAACAAGCGAAGCTGTACCTACAGCAATGCCAACTCAGAATCCGGACGTTACATATTCAGTAAAAGTAGCTGAGGGTATTACAGGCGGTACTTTGAAGATAGTTAAACAGGCAGAGCCTTCAAAACCAACAGTAGAACCTTCTAAACCTACAGTGGAACCAACAGAGCCAACAGACGCGCCGGCTACAGCAACGCCTGAAACCCCTGTGACAGGAGCAACAGATTTTGCAGTTAAAGTTGATACGCCGTCTGCGGCAGGTTCGGTATATACCAATGATGATAATATCAGTGTTACCGGAACTTTTGGAACAACAATAGTTGAATATACTGAAAATAACGAGCCCGCTACCAAAATGATAGGCGGAAAACCGTTTACTCATAATATGCAAGTCCGTTTGGCGGCAAATCCTTCAGATCCTTTACAGGAGCAAAGCGGAAGCACTGCGCTGATAATAGCGCCTAAAAAAGACGGAAAGTTTACAATCTATTATAGAAGACAGGTAACAAACGGCGATCCTGACGTTATGAGCGCAGGCGATGGTAAGGATATTAAGCTTTCACAGAACGATAACGGTTCATATAGCCAGGTAAGCGGCGTTATGGAAATGCCTGAAATAAATGATGAAAAGACCTACGCATTTGGAACACAGACCTTTGATTTGAGTGCAGGCAGTGAATATTTGCTGTGGGCTAGAGGAACAACAGGCACACTGTATGGATATTCATATGAACCGTTAGCATCAGCAGCGGCAGCAGAAGTTTCAGCTGCAGAAACAGAAGATTTGGTTGACAGTCTTGATGGATTAAAGGCAGGAGATAAAGTAACGGTTAAAGCGGTTGCAGAATTTGCAGCAGAAAGTATAAAGGTGTTTACATCTCCTGAGACGACAGTTACAGAAGTATCAGGAAATCCGGGTTATTACACCTTTGAAATGCCTGCGTCAGACACAATAGTAAATGCACAATTCGGTGAAGCTGCTGCGACAGCAACGCCAAAACCTGAACCTGTTAGCCATAAAGCAGTTTTGAATGTAGAAGGCGGAACAGGAACATTAGAAACTTCAAAAGCTGTTACAGCAGACAGCGAAGCTGTACTGGCAGAAGATTCTGAATATTCTGCTAATATAGTAAAGAATGTTATAGATGGTGTTCATGAATGGACATTTGAAAATAATACAGGAAGTGAAATAACAGTAGGCGAAATATTCAGCAACGAAGGTTTAACGGTATTTGCAGATTCATCGAATACAATAAAGATTGGTTTAAACAATGATATAGTAATGCGCGGAAGCGGATTTGCTGACGGCGACGCATCGTACAGAGCAATCAGAATTGTAATGCCTGTTACAGGAAAAGTTACAGTTGAAGCGTTTACAATGAGAGCTGACGGAAACGGAGGCGTATATGTAAAAGCCGGAGCAGACGGTGAAGATGAAGAAGTATTAACCAGCACAGAAGAGGATGGAAAAAATACAATATCAGGCACAACGGCAGGAGCTATTGCGGCAGGTACAGACGTATATATTTATTCGCCTATTCCGTTCAACTATGTTAGAGTTGCGGTAACACCTGATGGTGACACTCCGGCAGAGCCGACAGCTACAGCAGGAACTGTTCCGACAGCAGAACCGAGCGCGACAGCTGCACCAACAGAAGCACCGACAGCAGAGCCAAGCGCAACAGCTGCGCCAACAGAGGCTCCAACAGCAGATCCTACAGCAGCTCCGACATTACAGCCGAACGAGTATGAATTTTTAACCGGTGCAACAGTAATTGTTAACACAAAACCAAATAATGCAGGCGATGTGGCTAATATAACAGTTACAGGAAAAGACGGAAGCAATATCACAGTTTCTAACGCATCGTTTGTTATGCCTGATCAGGATGTAACAGTAAGCGTTGTATATGCGACTCCGTCAGAGCCGACAGCGACCCCTGCGGAGCCATCTGCAAGCCCTTCAGTTTCAACTGCTACACCTAATCCTAACCTTCCTAATGATATTATTTGGAGAGTTGACGACCCTGAAGTAAGTCAGGCGTTAGAAGCTTATTCTGCAAATAACGGTGCGGAAGCCGTTGCTGCAGGAGTAGCAGAGGTTGGTCCTAATCAGGTGTTTGAAAGAAACAAGAATGTTAAGTATACACACACTAACGGAGTGGAATATAACTTTACTAAATCTTTAAAAGCCGGCTCGGGAAACCAAACAAACAGATATGTTAAAATTACTCCTGAAACATCTTGTACGGTAACAGTCGTATTTGACGGAAACGGCGGTGAAGGAAGAACACAGTATATTTCGCAGAGCGGTAATGTTATAGGCTCGGCAGTATGTGATAAGGGAGTTTCAACCGTTACAGCTGATGTTAGCAAAGACGATTTGTCACCGGTTTACACTTACGGCGGCGGCTCAAATAAAAACGTATATGCTGTCTTTATAGAATATTACGACGAGACGCCTGATAAAACAATTACCGGTAATGTAACAAACAGCACAGGTCTTGACCTGAGCGCTGCTAAAATAGTTTTCACAAATGTTAATGACAACACTGATGTTGTGACAGTTGATTATGCGGAAGCATATGAGGCAACATTAACAAAGGGCGAAACCTATAGTATATCTGTTCAGGGAGTAGACAGCGTTTGTCCAACAACGTTAACAAACACAGTTACCGTGAACAAAAACAGATATGAACAGTCTCACGATATTAAATTTGTTAAGATAGAAGACGTTGAGGTTACAGGTACACTTTATACAACATTTTCTGATGATATGAGAAATCAGAACGAAGTATACACAGGTTTTGACGCTGTTAAGATTGCGTTCACAAAACAGGGCGAAGCAGCGCCTTATGACGAAGTTACTGTAAATAGCGACGGTACATTTGCCGCAAAACTATTAACAAACGAAGTTTATGATGTAACAGTAGTGGAAGGTCCGTCAGGATATACAATATCAAACTTATCAACTTCTTATGAGCTTCCGGGCGGTGAAGAGAATCCAAGTAAAAATGTTCTTTTAATAAAGAACGACGTGGATGTTCCGTATACAGATACATTATACGTAGGTGCAGACAAGGAGTATAAAACCGTTAATGAAGCGGTTTCTGCAGTTCGCATGATGGCTGATAAAGGCGACAAACCGGTTACAATAGTAATTGACCCGGGAACATATAAAGGTCAGGTTATTATCGACCAAAGCAATATTACTTTAAAGAGCGCTGACGAATCAAACAGACCGATTATCACAAGTTATTACGGTATAGGATATGTTTATTATTCATTAAACGGCGGATTCTATAATGCTGACTATGCTGCGGCAAAGATTTCTAAGGGTGTAGCTTCAAAGTGGGGTCCAACCCTTTATATAACAGATAAGGGTTCAGGATTCCTGGCTGAGAACATTGATTTTGAGAACACGTTCAACCAGTATGTAACAGAAGAAGAATTGGCAGACGGTGTTGAGATGAATGAAAAGATGTTTGAGAGAAAAGCCGGCGTTGACGTTACCACCAAGAATTCAACCGAAAGAGCTGCAGCGGTAGCTACTGAGGGCATGAACTCGGAATTCTACCGTTGTAAAATAGTATCAAGTCAGGATACTTTGTATACAGGCTCCACAGGATATTTCAAAGAATGTGAAATCTATGGAAACACAGATTATATATTCGGCGGAAACAGTGTGGCGTTTGATAACTGCGACCTTGTTTGGTATGGATATTCAGATGTTGAGAGCGGAGGTCATATTGCGGCTTCTAAGACATCATCAGTAACGGATCCGGGATATTTCTTTAATAATTGTACTATTAAGAAGAATAGTATGCCTGGTATGAAATTTGCAAAAGGTGATTTTGGAAGAAACTGGGGCGGAGCGAATTCAGCAATGTTCTTTAATAACACGACTCTTGACGGAGTGGAAAAACCTGGCAGCTGGGCTACCATGGGCGGTGAATTAAGTTTATCTAGAGTGTTCATAAACTATGTTCACAATGCAGGTGAGACAACTGATTTGACAGTTGGCACTGATAATCCAAACGGAGTGGCAGAAAAAATTCCAACCGTTGAGGATTATGTTGGGGATTGGACTCCGGTTCACTATACGAAATAG
- the carB gene encoding carbamoyl-phosphate synthase large subunit has protein sequence MKKRDDIHKVLIIGSGPIIIGQACEFDYSGTQACKALKNLGYEIVLVNSNPATIMTDPTTADVTYIEPLNLERITQIIEKERPDALLPNLGGQSGLNLCSELAEAGVLEKYNVEVIGVQVDAIERGEDRIEFKKTMDSLGIEMAKSAVAYTVDEALAIAEELGYPVVIRPAYTMGGAGGGLVYNVDELKTVVSRGLQASLVGQVLVEESILGWEELELEVVRDSENNMITVCFIENIDPLGVHTGDSFCSAPMLTIPEEVQKRLQEQAYKIVETIEVIGGTNVQFAHDPVSDRIVVIEINPRTSRSSALASKATGFPIALVSAMLATGLTLKDIPCGKYGTLDKYVPDGDYIVIKFARWAFEKFKDVEDKLGTQMRAVGEVMSIGKTYKEAFQKAIRSLETGRYGLGFANDFHDKTKEELLQMLAYPTSERQFIMYEALRKGATVEELWSLTKIKHYFIEQMKELVDEEEALLKEKGHLPSSEMLTKAKKDGFSDKYLSKILEVPEDEIRNERIKIGVEEAWDKIHVSGTPDSAYYYSTYNSENNNEVTENKKIMILGGGPNRIGQGIEFDYCCVHAALALKELGFETIIVNCNPETVSTDYDTSDKLYFEPLTLEDVLSIYKKEKPIGVIAQFGGQTPLNLAAELEKNGVKILGTSPEVIDLAEDRDRFRNIMDKLEIPMPEAGMAVNVDEALEVAEKIGYPVMVRPSYVLGGRGMEVVHDSDSLVGYMNAAVGVTPDRPILIDRFLNHAMECEADAISDGKHAFVPAVMEHIELAGVHSGDSACILPSLNIPEENVKTINEYTKKIAEEMGVVGLMNMQYAIEDGKVYVLEANPRASRTVPLVSKVCNINMVKIATQIMTAELTGKPYPLDELKHGKFSHYGVKEAVFPWNMFQECDPLLGPEMRSTGEVLGLAGTFGEAFYKSQEATQTRLPLEGRVFISVNDKDKKEVVSVAQDFHDAGFEIIATGGTYNLIKEAGIPAERINKLHEGRPNVLDEITNGKIQMIINTPAGQTSIHDDSYIRKAAIKGKISYMTTMAAAKAASSGIKEVKNKKVIEVKSLQQLHSEIK, from the coding sequence ATGAAAAAAAGAGACGATATTCATAAGGTACTGATAATAGGTTCCGGGCCTATTATTATCGGACAAGCCTGCGAATTTGACTATTCGGGAACTCAGGCGTGCAAGGCTTTGAAAAATTTGGGTTATGAAATAGTTTTGGTAAACTCAAACCCGGCGACAATAATGACCGATCCGACCACGGCCGATGTCACTTATATAGAACCTCTTAATTTGGAGCGTATTACACAGATAATAGAAAAGGAGCGTCCGGATGCTTTGCTGCCTAACCTTGGCGGTCAGTCAGGACTGAATTTGTGTTCAGAACTTGCGGAAGCCGGAGTGCTTGAAAAGTATAATGTTGAGGTTATCGGCGTTCAGGTTGACGCGATAGAGCGCGGCGAAGACAGAATAGAGTTTAAAAAGACAATGGACTCGCTGGGGATAGAAATGGCTAAAAGCGCTGTTGCTTATACAGTTGACGAAGCGTTAGCTATAGCTGAGGAGTTAGGATATCCTGTTGTTATACGCCCGGCTTATACTATGGGAGGAGCCGGAGGCGGTCTTGTTTATAATGTTGATGAGTTAAAGACTGTTGTGTCAAGAGGTCTTCAGGCGTCATTGGTAGGACAGGTTTTGGTTGAGGAGTCTATTCTCGGCTGGGAAGAGCTTGAACTTGAGGTAGTCCGCGATTCTGAAAACAATATGATAACCGTATGTTTCATAGAAAATATTGACCCTCTGGGCGTGCATACAGGGGATTCGTTCTGTTCGGCTCCAATGCTTACTATACCCGAAGAGGTTCAAAAGCGGCTTCAGGAGCAGGCGTATAAAATTGTAGAAACTATCGAAGTTATAGGCGGAACAAACGTGCAGTTTGCTCATGACCCTGTGAGCGATAGAATTGTTGTTATTGAGATTAATCCCAGAACGTCGCGTTCTTCAGCATTGGCGTCAAAGGCTACCGGTTTCCCGATAGCGCTTGTGTCTGCTATGCTTGCCACAGGGCTTACTCTTAAAGATATACCGTGCGGAAAGTATGGAACTCTTGATAAATATGTTCCTGACGGTGATTATATTGTAATTAAATTTGCACGCTGGGCTTTTGAGAAGTTTAAGGATGTTGAGGATAAGCTCGGGACTCAAATGAGAGCCGTAGGCGAGGTTATGTCTATCGGAAAGACATATAAGGAAGCTTTCCAAAAAGCTATCAGAAGTCTTGAGACAGGCCGTTACGGTTTAGGATTTGCCAATGATTTTCATGATAAGACCAAAGAAGAGCTGCTCCAAATGCTCGCATATCCAACAAGCGAGCGCCAGTTTATAATGTATGAAGCGCTTAGAAAGGGAGCAACTGTTGAAGAACTTTGGAGTTTAACTAAAATAAAACATTACTTTATTGAACAGATGAAAGAGCTTGTTGATGAAGAAGAAGCGCTCTTAAAGGAAAAGGGACATTTACCGTCCTCCGAAATGCTGACAAAGGCTAAAAAGGACGGTTTTTCAGATAAGTATTTAAGCAAAATTTTGGAAGTACCGGAAGATGAAATAAGAAATGAAAGAATAAAAATCGGGGTTGAAGAGGCTTGGGATAAAATACATGTGAGCGGAACGCCGGACAGCGCCTATTATTATTCAACTTATAACAGTGAAAATAACAATGAAGTAACTGAGAACAAAAAAATAATGATACTCGGCGGAGGACCGAACAGAATAGGTCAGGGTATAGAATTCGATTACTGCTGTGTACATGCGGCGCTCGCCCTTAAAGAGCTGGGCTTTGAGACTATAATAGTAAACTGTAATCCTGAAACTGTTTCTACCGACTATGATACGTCGGATAAGCTATATTTTGAGCCTTTAACATTGGAAGACGTTCTCAGCATATACAAGAAAGAGAAGCCAATAGGAGTTATCGCGCAGTTTGGAGGACAGACCCCGCTTAACTTGGCGGCAGAGCTTGAGAAAAACGGCGTAAAAATATTAGGAACATCACCTGAAGTTATTGATTTAGCGGAAGACAGGGACAGGTTCAGAAATATAATGGACAAGCTGGAAATTCCTATGCCGGAAGCAGGTATGGCTGTAAATGTGGATGAAGCTTTAGAGGTCGCTGAAAAAATCGGATACCCGGTAATGGTGAGACCGTCTTATGTGCTTGGCGGACGCGGTATGGAGGTTGTGCATGATTCTGACAGTTTGGTTGGTTATATGAATGCCGCTGTTGGAGTTACGCCTGACAGACCTATACTTATCGACAGATTCTTAAATCACGCTATGGAGTGTGAAGCGGACGCAATTTCTGACGGAAAACACGCCTTTGTTCCGGCTGTTATGGAACATATTGAGCTTGCGGGAGTGCATTCAGGAGATTCAGCCTGCATACTTCCATCTCTAAATATACCGGAAGAAAACGTGAAGACGATAAATGAATATACAAAGAAGATAGCCGAGGAAATGGGCGTAGTCGGACTGATGAATATGCAGTACGCTATTGAGGACGGAAAAGTTTATGTGCTGGAGGCGAACCCGAGAGCGTCCAGAACTGTTCCGCTGGTATCAAAAGTGTGCAATATAAATATGGTCAAAATAGCTACTCAGATAATGACGGCAGAACTTACCGGAAAGCCGTATCCGCTGGACGAGCTTAAACATGGAAAGTTTTCGCATTATGGTGTTAAAGAAGCAGTGTTCCCGTGGAATATGTTCCAGGAGTGTGATCCTTTGTTAGGTCCTGAAATGAGGTCTACAGGAGAGGTTTTAGGTCTTGCCGGAACGTTTGGAGAAGCTTTCTACAAGTCTCAGGAAGCAACTCAAACGAGACTGCCGCTTGAAGGAAGAGTGTTTATAAGCGTTAACGATAAGGATAAAAAAGAGGTAGTTTCTGTTGCCCAGGATTTCCATGACGCAGGGTTTGAAATTATCGCAACCGGCGGAACTTATAATCTAATAAAAGAAGCCGGGATTCCTGCTGAGCGCATTAATAAACTCCATGAAGGAAGACCGAACGTGCTGGATGAAATAACTAACGGTAAAATACAAATGATAATTAATACTCCGGCAGGTCAGACAAGTATCCATGATGACAGTTATATCAGAAAGGCCGCAATCAAAGGAAAGATTTCATATATGACAACAATGGCAGCGGCAAAAGCGGCTTCGAGCGGTATAAAAGAAGTAAAGAATAAAAAAGTTATAGAGGTTAAATCGCTTCAGCAGCTTCATTCGGAAATAAAATAA
- a CDS encoding DUF305 domain-containing protein gives MADRKLSNVAKAYLCRFYEILEQMTENMTEAELTDSLSHNFIVQMIPHHMAAIEMSENLLQYTTCVPLQNIALNIIDEQTKSIDNMKNILCQCGEQDNTPLDLCLYQKGFSQITCTMFTQMKNACSTNNINADFIREMIPHHEGAIRMSQNALLYDICSELVPILEAIIKSQKKGICEMKKLLRSV, from the coding sequence ATGGCAGACCGGAAATTAAGCAATGTTGCTAAAGCGTATTTGTGTCGTTTTTATGAGATATTAGAACAAATGACTGAGAATATGACAGAGGCGGAGTTGACGGATAGCCTTTCTCATAATTTTATTGTTCAAATGATTCCTCATCATATGGCGGCAATAGAAATGTCTGAAAATCTTTTGCAGTATACCACCTGCGTTCCGCTTCAGAATATAGCGTTAAATATTATAGATGAACAAACAAAGAGTATTGATAACATGAAAAACATACTTTGCCAATGCGGAGAACAAGATAATACGCCCTTAGATTTGTGTTTGTATCAAAAAGGCTTTAGTCAGATAACCTGTACTATGTTTACTCAGATGAAAAATGCTTGCTCAACAAATAATATCAATGCTGACTTTATTCGTGAGATGATTCCGCACCACGAGGGAGCAATCCGCATGTCTCAGAACGCGTTGCTTTATGATATTTGTTCAGAACTCGTTCCGATACTTGAAGCAATTATTAAATCTCAGAAAAAAGGTATTTGTGAAATGAAAAAATTGCTTCGGTCAGTTTGA
- a CDS encoding type 2 periplasmic-binding domain-containing protein — protein MGHQNLEWFGTDYSSMNIVATYNFIYNATFMVEKDIGYALCLANLVNTEGSRNLKFRPIIPEMSVDLYIVTKKYETFSSAVKLFINKIKEYKF, from the coding sequence TTGGGTCACCAGAATCTTGAGTGGTTTGGAACTGATTATTCATCAATGAATATTGTCGCAACATATAATTTTATTTATAACGCAACATTTATGGTGGAAAAAGATATAGGCTATGCGCTTTGCCTTGCAAATCTTGTAAATACGGAAGGAAGCAGGAATCTTAAATTTCGTCCGATTATACCTGAAATGTCAGTTGATTTGTATATTGTAACAAAGAAGTATGAGACATTTTCTTCGGCGGTAAAACTTTTTATTAATAAGATAAAAGAGTATAAGTTTTAA
- a CDS encoding cyclophilin-like fold protein, which translates to MPTPETTQIPVILPSSPPPSTTEINIENDIVTVKNAPENSSLILAFYKNNILINVDITEGSGTITENISDKSTDADLIKAFLWDMKAINPLYSAKQIENNKNQKMQIKISSGDYEIIYKLNESQAAKELYAQLPLTIEVEDFSTNEKVFYPPQKLSIDNTPMASGGKGKLAYFEPWGDVVMFYDSFSDNSSLFELGEVVSGQDDIEKLSGIITISAYDI; encoded by the coding sequence TTGCCAACCCCCGAAACGACACAGATTCCGGTGATATTGCCTTCTTCCCCTCCTCCGTCAACAACAGAAATAAATATAGAAAATGATATTGTAACGGTAAAAAATGCACCTGAGAACTCATCGTTGATTTTAGCATTCTATAAAAATAATATATTAATCAATGTTGACATTACTGAAGGCAGCGGTACGATAACAGAAAACATTTCGGACAAATCAACCGACGCAGATTTGATCAAAGCGTTTTTATGGGATATGAAAGCAATAAATCCGCTGTATTCAGCTAAACAGATAGAAAATAATAAAAATCAAAAGATGCAGATTAAAATATCATCGGGCGATTATGAAATTATTTATAAACTCAATGAAAGTCAAGCCGCAAAAGAACTTTATGCCCAGCTTCCGCTTACAATAGAAGTTGAAGATTTCAGCACCAATGAAAAAGTGTTCTATCCGCCTCAAAAACTAAGTATAGACAATACGCCAATGGCAAGCGGCGGCAAAGGCAAGCTGGCATATTTTGAACCATGGGGCGATGTAGTGATGTTTTATGACAGCTTCAGCGATAACAGCAGTTTGTTTGAGCTCGGTGAAGTTGTTTCAGGACAGGATGACATTGAAAAGTTATCCGGGATAATCACGATTTCAGCATACGATATATAA
- a CDS encoding stalk domain-containing protein yields MKKITLIILTFIISTLCMTSCSAAEPQNVSASDFTLTMKIGEPVMTVNDIKKEIDPGRITTPVIINERTLVPIRALIEEMGGAIAWEEDTQNVIIALGKDIIILTIDSTTAFVNEEAKTLDTAPATINDRTMLPIRFISENLGYKVDWNENEQLITITK; encoded by the coding sequence ATGAAAAAGATAACATTAATAATTTTAACATTTATAATTTCAACACTATGTATGACATCATGCAGCGCGGCAGAGCCTCAAAATGTTTCCGCTTCCGATTTTACTCTTACAATGAAAATTGGTGAACCTGTAATGACAGTAAACGATATAAAAAAAGAAATTGATCCCGGACGCATCACTACGCCGGTTATAATCAACGAAAGAACATTGGTACCGATACGTGCTTTAATAGAAGAAATGGGCGGAGCTATAGCCTGGGAAGAAGATACGCAGAATGTTATAATCGCTCTCGGCAAAGATATAATAATACTTACAATAGACAGCACAACTGCATTTGTAAATGAGGAAGCAAAAACACTTGATACCGCGCCCGCTACAATAAATGACCGAACAATGCTGCCAATCCGGTTTATATCTGAAAACTTGGGATATAAAGTAGATTGGAATGAAAACGAGCAGTTAATTACAATTACTAAATAA